From the genome of Haloplanus vescus:
TCCAAACGTCGCTGTTTGGTGGCATTCATATCGCAGCGATTGGCGTCTCATTGTTTCTTGCAGGGATGATTTCGACGAGATGGGCAGCTGCCCGTTGGAACATGTCGCCAGCAGCGCAACGTAACTGGTCGGTGGCCTTTGTTGTACTCGCGGGACTACTGGTAGTTCTGTTCGTCATCATCAATGTCGCGTCATTCGGTGAGGGAACCCCCATCGAAGAAGGGTAACTCAACGCGACGTGGCTGGCTGTCTGTAACCACTCGAACGGCATCGCTGCGTTACGCATCCGCTGTCTCTCGTACTTCCGCTCAGTTTCCAGGGAGTCCAACAGAATCGATATTCCGATGAGTAAGTTTAGGTGCGCGCCGCCGCCAGTCGGGAGCGATGCCCTCCAACACGAACCGACGACTCGGTGCGCTCCTCCTCGCTGCTATCGTTCTCGCATACGCTATCGTCATCGCGGACGCTGTCCTGTTCGGTGTGGTTGTCGCTGCTCTCATCTACCTGCTAGCGTGGCTCATCGACCGCGCGTCGACCGGCAACCCGCTCGACGACATGAGTCGCGAGCGACGACTGGTGACCGGTGGGGTCGTCCTCGTCGTCCTCGCGTACTCGATTGTCATCGCGGCGTCGCTCTTGCTCGGCGTCCTCGTCGCCGCAGTCGTGGTACTCGTCTCCTGGGTCACCAGCCCTATCGGCCCGGTAGCTCGGTGGCTGGACCGCCGGTGACCTGCACCTTTTTGCGCGGGCCGCCCTCGGACCCGGTATGGTTTCCGACATCTTCGACCCCGACCGCTGGACGGCGGTCACCGACGACTTCGAGGACGTAACCTACCATCGCGCGGACGACGTGCCCGCGGTTCGCATCGCCATCGACCGCCCCGAGGTACGCAACGCCTTCCGCCCCCAGACCGTCGACGAACTCTACGCGGCACTCGACCACGCCCGCCAGCAGTCGGACGTTGGCTGTGTCCTCCTGACGGGCAACGGTCCGTCGCCGAAAGACGGCGGGTGGGCGTTCTCGGCCGGCGGCGACCAGGCCATCCGGGGGGAGTCAGGCTACGAATACCGCGGCGACGAGGACACCGACGCCGACGGTGCCGACACCGGCGACGCCTCGCTCGACACCGACACGCCGAGCGTGGGTCGCCTCCACGTCCTCGAAGTCCAGCGACTGATTCGCTTCATGCCGAAACCCGTCGTCGCCGTCGTGCCCGGGTGGGCCGTCGGCGGCGGCCACTCCCTGCACGTCGTCTGTGACCTGACGCTCGCGAGCGAGGAGCACGCGAAGTTCCTCCAGACAGACCCGGACGTGGCTTCCTTCGACGGCGGCTTCGGGTCGGCCTACCTCGCCCGTCAAATCGGCCAGAAGAAGGCCCGTGAGGTGTTCTTCCTCGGGAAAACCTACGACGCCGCGGAGGCAGAAGACATGGGAATGGTCAACGAGGCCGTCCCCCACGAGGAGTTAGAGAGCACCGCGCTGGAGTGGGCAACGACGATGACGAGGAAGAGTCCGACCGCGATGCGGATGCTGAAATACGCGTTCAACCTCGTCGACGACGGGATGGTCGGACAGCAGGTGTTCTCGGGCGAGGCGACGCGGCTGGCGTACATGACCGACGAGGCACAGGAGGGGCGCGACGCCTTCCTCGAAGGCCGAGAGCCGGACTTCTCGGACGTGCCGTGGCACTACTGATATCTGGCCGCACCGTGTGGCCGGCCGCTCGTCGCGTCTCGCTCGCTCAATAGGCGACGCGAGGGACTCCCGAACGTGCGTGGTCGTCAGTATCGCAGGAGAGCAGAAAGGGAGGGCGTATATGGGCGGAGGAACTACCCGCTAGTAGTGATGCATCGATGAATCCAAACCGTGTCGATTTTCTGGTTGATCTGGCCTACGGCGTGCTCATTCTTCTCGCTGTGGTGCTCATTCTCTTGCTCGGCACCGACGTGGGCGTGGCGTTCGGGATTGGGGCGCTCGTTTCCTACGTAATTCACGTCGTGTGGAAGATGGCGCGGTTCGACCCCGAGTGGATGACACAGGAAGTGACAGAGAAAGTCGAGGAGACGCTCACCGAAGAGGTGACCGAGAGCGTCGAGCAAACGGTCTCCGAAGAGGTCGAAGAGGCGACGGAGAACGTCGAACAGAGCGTCGCCGAAGAGGTGACCGAGAAGGTCGAACAGACGGTCACGGAGGAAGTGACCGAGAACGTCGAGCAAACGGTGACCGAGGAGATGACCGACATCATCGAGCAACTCGAACAGGTGAACCAGCGGGTCGACCGCCGTCCGCGCGCCGACGAAATCGACGAGATGCAGGACGAAGAGGAAGACGACGACCGATGACGGGAGGGTATCGCTACGTATGATCGGCGGCCTCCTCCTTCTCGGGTTCGTCGTCGCGCTGTTCGTCGGGTTCAACATCGGCGGG
Proteins encoded in this window:
- a CDS encoding 1,4-dihydroxy-2-naphthoyl-CoA synthase translates to MVSDIFDPDRWTAVTDDFEDVTYHRADDVPAVRIAIDRPEVRNAFRPQTVDELYAALDHARQQSDVGCVLLTGNGPSPKDGGWAFSAGGDQAIRGESGYEYRGDEDTDADGADTGDASLDTDTPSVGRLHVLEVQRLIRFMPKPVVAVVPGWAVGGGHSLHVVCDLTLASEEHAKFLQTDPDVASFDGGFGSAYLARQIGQKKAREVFFLGKTYDAAEAEDMGMVNEAVPHEELESTALEWATTMTRKSPTAMRMLKYAFNLVDDGMVGQQVFSGEATRLAYMTDEAQEGRDAFLEGREPDFSDVPWHY